One Candidatus Korarchaeum sp. genomic region harbors:
- a CDS encoding ABC transporter ATP-binding protein — translation MKMLELKDLKKYFPVRGGIAMRVVGHVRAVDGVSFEIRRGETFGLVGESGSGKTTLGRTAIKLLEPTGGRILFNGTDITDLKGKDLLRLRRKMQIVFQDPYRALHPKKRVKDIVGEPLVIHEGADERRIREEVSEVLRLVGLNPEHMSRYPHEFSGGQRQRIVIARALILRPEFIVLDEPTSALDVSVQAKILNLLSDLKRELDLTYLLISHNLAVVRYMSERVGVMYLGKLIELASTEELFENPLHPYTRGLLSSIPIPDPKVAKRREKMILLGEIPSPLNPPPGCRFHTRCPFAREECGREEPPLEEAVHGHWVSCHFWDRLGG, via the coding sequence ATGAAGATGCTAGAGCTTAAGGACCTCAAGAAGTACTTTCCGGTGAGGGGAGGAATCGCTATGCGCGTGGTGGGGCACGTGAGAGCCGTGGACGGGGTCTCCTTCGAGATAAGGAGGGGGGAGACGTTCGGGTTGGTCGGCGAATCCGGAAGCGGTAAGACGACGCTCGGAAGGACCGCAATAAAGTTACTGGAGCCGACTGGAGGCAGGATACTTTTCAACGGTACCGATATAACTGACCTGAAGGGGAAGGACCTCCTCCGATTGAGGAGGAAGATGCAGATCGTGTTCCAGGATCCTTACAGAGCTCTGCACCCTAAAAAGCGCGTGAAGGACATCGTCGGCGAGCCCTTGGTGATACACGAGGGAGCTGATGAGAGGAGGATCAGGGAGGAGGTGTCAGAGGTCCTGAGGCTCGTGGGGCTCAACCCGGAGCACATGAGCAGGTACCCTCATGAGTTCTCAGGAGGTCAGAGGCAGAGGATAGTGATCGCTAGAGCCCTGATCCTGAGGCCGGAGTTCATCGTGCTTGATGAACCTACCTCCGCCCTTGATGTCAGCGTTCAAGCTAAGATACTGAACCTGCTATCTGACTTGAAACGGGAGTTAGACCTAACCTACCTGCTCATAAGCCACAACTTGGCCGTCGTCAGATACATGAGCGAGAGGGTGGGGGTCATGTACCTGGGTAAGTTGATAGAGCTCGCTAGCACGGAGGAGCTCTTCGAGAACCCGCTTCATCCCTACACGAGGGGATTGCTCTCCTCAATACCGATCCCCGATCCAAAGGTCGCTAAGAGGAGGGAGAAGATGATCCTGCTGGGGGAGATCCCGAGCCCGTTGAACCCACCCCCTGGATGCAGGTTCCACACCAGGTGCCCCTTCGCTCGGGAGGAGTGTGGCAGGGAGGAGCCGCCGCTTGAGGAAGCCGTGCACGGACACTGGGTGAGCTGTCACTTCTGGGATCGATTGGGAGGGTGA
- a CDS encoding PhoU domain-containing protein: MATLLDKEIRSIFSEVVKSSELSLQLTRMCVDALLGKLNSSELLAEVDKGAQILSFSHEQVRLKISEVLARFQPMGGDLRKLISLLEISYGLLRLGRYARNIAQTITMFGDLRDCDLSRVVTTAELTDRMVKDALRAVESGDQELARRVMEMDDEVDGAYNEHIRRWLLSGEEREPVCAVANTLILRYLERMADHAVQIAEEVLRMS, from the coding sequence ATGGCCACTCTGCTGGATAAGGAGATAAGGTCGATATTCTCCGAGGTGGTTAAGTCCAGTGAGCTCTCGCTTCAGCTCACGAGGATGTGCGTAGATGCGCTCCTGGGTAAGCTGAACTCCTCTGAGCTACTGGCGGAGGTGGATAAGGGGGCTCAGATACTCTCCTTCTCCCATGAGCAGGTGAGGTTGAAGATAAGCGAGGTCCTAGCTAGGTTTCAACCGATGGGTGGGGATCTCAGGAAGTTGATATCGCTCTTAGAGATATCCTACGGCCTGCTGAGATTGGGGAGATACGCCAGGAACATAGCTCAAACTATAACGATGTTCGGTGATCTGAGGGACTGTGACCTCTCTAGGGTCGTTACAACCGCAGAGCTAACGGACAGAATGGTGAAAGACGCGCTGAGAGCGGTTGAGAGTGGGGATCAGGAACTCGCCAGGAGGGTCATGGAGATGGACGATGAGGTCGACGGAGCTTACAACGAGCACATCAGGAGGTGGCTTCTAAGCGGCGAGGAGAGGGAACCCGTTTGTGCGGTAGCGAATACCCTTATCCTGAGGTACCTCGAGAGGATGGCTGATCACGCGGTTCAGATAGCGGAGGAAGTCCTGAGGATGTCCTGA
- the lysA gene encoding diaminopimelate decarboxylase yields the protein MGGVDLNEVAERFGTPAYVIDLDRVKENFLRLSNALKCPHVIAYAYKANHEPELVRTLAALGSGATVPSAFGIMLAKWAGVPPDRTVLVGPSPSVGDLREALDFGAIISLESESEARVLKNLGRAKVMVRVNPGMGAGAHPSLVTSGKGSKFGLPPERALNLYESLKSDLEVMGFHTHIGSQILSVEPFKAALDVLRDLVERAGGVDVIDLGGGIGVPYSGERPFPLEDYASLSCGCARELGATLLLETGRYIVADAGYLLTRVNYVKEVEGVKWILVDAGMNDLIRPALYGARHEVICSAEGTRERVMIAGPVCESADVFGEYELPELREGDLIAFKNAGAYGFSMASRYNLRPLPAVVAIEGGSFRLLRAREGFERAILGL from the coding sequence GTGGGTGGAGTGGATCTCAATGAGGTGGCTGAACGCTTCGGAACACCAGCATACGTGATAGATCTCGATAGAGTCAAGGAGAACTTCCTGAGGCTGAGTAATGCATTAAAATGCCCTCACGTCATAGCGTACGCCTATAAAGCGAATCACGAGCCTGAGTTAGTGAGGACACTAGCCGCTTTAGGCTCCGGTGCCACCGTGCCATCAGCCTTCGGTATCATGCTAGCTAAGTGGGCCGGCGTGCCCCCCGATAGGACGGTGCTGGTGGGGCCCAGCCCCTCGGTAGGGGACCTGAGGGAGGCCCTGGACTTCGGGGCGATAATCTCACTGGAAAGTGAATCAGAGGCTAGAGTTCTCAAAAACCTTGGGAGAGCAAAGGTGATGGTCAGAGTGAATCCGGGGATGGGTGCTGGAGCCCATCCCAGCTTAGTGACGAGCGGAAAAGGGAGCAAGTTCGGTCTCCCTCCCGAGAGGGCCCTAAATCTCTACGAGTCCTTAAAATCCGATCTAGAGGTTATGGGCTTCCACACCCACATAGGGAGTCAGATACTCTCCGTGGAACCATTTAAAGCGGCTCTAGATGTCCTAAGGGATCTCGTGGAGAGAGCTGGGGGCGTTGATGTGATAGATCTGGGAGGTGGCATCGGCGTGCCTTACTCGGGTGAGAGGCCCTTCCCGCTGGAGGATTACGCCAGCCTATCTTGCGGTTGCGCGAGGGAGCTCGGGGCCACACTCCTCCTGGAGACGGGCAGGTACATAGTGGCCGACGCCGGCTACCTCCTGACCAGGGTGAACTACGTGAAGGAAGTTGAGGGAGTCAAGTGGATCCTAGTGGACGCTGGAATGAATGATCTGATAAGACCGGCTCTCTACGGGGCTAGGCATGAGGTGATCTGCAGCGCTGAGGGGACTAGGGAGAGGGTCATGATAGCGGGACCCGTTTGCGAATCAGCCGATGTGTTCGGCGAGTACGAGCTGCCCGAGCTGAGGGAAGGGGATCTGATCGCCTTCAAGAACGCTGGGGCTTACGGGTTCTCAATGGCGAGCAGGTACAACCTGAGGCCTCTCCCGGCAGTCGTGGCCATCGAGGGAGGGAGCTTCAGGTTGCTGAGGGCCAGGGAGGGATTCGAGAGGGCGATCCTCGGACTTTGA
- a CDS encoding ABC transporter ATP-binding protein, with translation MLLEVRDLRVVFRTLRGLVRAVDGVHLRMNYGDTLGLVGETGSGKTVTGLSILRLLDQNAEITGGEIIFEGRDLLKLPQEEILRIRGKEISMIFQEPKAALNPVIPVGKQVEESFLVHEDLPKSEARERVLEMFRRVGLPDPERIYRSYPHELSGGMAQRIVISMALALKPKLLIADEPTSALDVTIQAQIMELFRQLIRELGTSVLYITHDLALAAEVSDRIAVIYAGRIVELADTEELFENPLHPYTKGLLRAIPSPERREGRLFSMEGEIPSLINPPPGCLFHPRCPHRMGICEKEVPRLLEVIKGHEVACFLYGG, from the coding sequence TTGCTCTTGGAGGTGAGGGACCTCAGGGTGGTGTTTCGCACGCTCAGGGGGTTGGTTAGGGCGGTCGACGGGGTCCACCTCAGGATGAACTACGGCGATACCCTGGGCCTCGTTGGAGAGACTGGAAGCGGAAAAACGGTGACTGGACTCTCCATACTCCGACTTTTGGATCAGAACGCTGAGATAACGGGAGGAGAGATAATATTCGAGGGTAGGGACCTGCTGAAGCTCCCTCAGGAGGAGATTCTGAGGATCAGGGGGAAGGAGATCTCCATGATATTCCAGGAGCCCAAGGCCGCGCTCAACCCCGTCATACCGGTGGGCAAGCAGGTGGAGGAGTCCTTCTTGGTCCACGAGGACCTGCCCAAGAGTGAGGCTAGGGAGAGAGTGCTGGAGATGTTCAGGAGGGTCGGCCTGCCGGATCCCGAGAGGATCTACAGGAGCTACCCTCACGAGCTGAGCGGCGGTATGGCTCAGAGGATAGTCATCTCCATGGCCCTAGCCCTTAAGCCGAAGCTACTGATAGCTGATGAACCGACCTCAGCCCTGGACGTGACGATACAAGCGCAGATAATGGAGCTCTTCAGGCAGCTCATAAGGGAGCTCGGGACCAGCGTGCTCTACATAACGCACGACCTGGCCCTGGCTGCCGAGGTGTCCGACAGGATAGCGGTCATATACGCCGGAAGGATAGTTGAGCTAGCCGACACGGAGGAGCTCTTCGAGAACCCGCTTCATCCCTACACGAAGGGCCTTCTGAGGGCCATACCTAGCCCCGAGAGGCGGGAGGGGAGGCTGTTCTCGATGGAAGGGGAGATACCCTCTCTCATAAACCCGCCGCCCGGATGCCTGTTCCACCCGAGGTGTCCCCACAGGATGGGCATTTGTGAGAAGGAGGTGCCTAGGCTCCTGGAAGTGATCAAGGGGCATGAGGTCGCCTGCTTCCTGTACGGAGGTTGA
- the amrS gene encoding AmmeMemoRadiSam system radical SAM enzyme: MVEDCPNGGAHRVRAKLQESLRDGRVRCLACPRKCVIPEGMYGLCKSKLNVEGTLCEVNYGMMSGVAMDPIEKKPLFHFMPGSRTYSIGTVGCNLFCEHCQNWVISQSEPESFTHLTYLPPEEAIEEALNYGASSIAFTYNEPTVVSMEWVCETAELARRNRLATVSVTNGYWSEEARERLIPLIDAANVDVKAFTDDFYRRVAKAPFLKPVLDTVIALKRAGKHVELTYLIIPGYNDGEDEIRAFSRWVVREVSSDTPVHFSRFFPHYRMKRVPPTPVDTIRRAVKIAKEEGVKYVYAGNVPGDPSENTYCPECGTLLIRRYGFSIERCNLTEDGRCPNCGELIPIVGRCRTSGGLLLI; encoded by the coding sequence ATGGTTGAGGATTGCCCGAATGGGGGAGCTCACAGGGTGAGGGCTAAGCTTCAGGAAAGCTTAAGAGATGGTAGAGTGAGGTGTTTAGCATGCCCTAGGAAGTGCGTTATCCCCGAGGGGATGTACGGGCTCTGCAAATCTAAGCTGAACGTTGAGGGTACCCTCTGCGAGGTCAACTACGGGATGATGAGCGGTGTAGCCATGGACCCCATAGAGAAGAAGCCCCTCTTCCACTTCATGCCGGGTAGCAGGACCTACAGCATAGGGACGGTCGGATGCAACCTCTTCTGCGAGCACTGTCAGAACTGGGTTATAAGCCAGTCCGAGCCGGAGAGCTTCACCCACCTCACTTACCTACCACCCGAGGAAGCGATTGAGGAGGCCCTGAATTACGGAGCTTCCAGCATCGCTTTCACCTACAACGAGCCAACCGTAGTGAGCATGGAGTGGGTGTGCGAGACCGCTGAGCTCGCTAGGAGGAATAGGTTAGCTACTGTGAGCGTTACCAATGGATACTGGAGCGAGGAAGCGAGGGAGAGGCTCATACCGTTGATAGACGCGGCCAACGTGGACGTGAAGGCCTTCACGGATGACTTCTACAGAAGGGTAGCTAAGGCCCCCTTCCTAAAACCCGTCTTGGATACTGTAATCGCTCTTAAGAGAGCCGGTAAGCACGTGGAACTCACTTACTTAATAATACCTGGGTACAACGATGGGGAGGATGAGATAAGGGCATTCTCGAGGTGGGTCGTGAGGGAAGTGAGTAGCGACACCCCCGTTCACTTCTCGAGGTTCTTCCCTCATTACAGGATGAAGAGGGTCCCTCCGACTCCCGTAGACACGATAAGGAGAGCTGTTAAGATCGCTAAGGAGGAGGGAGTTAAGTACGTTTACGCTGGGAACGTTCCGGGCGATCCATCGGAGAACACCTACTGCCCTGAGTGCGGGACCTTGCTGATAAGGAGGTACGGCTTCTCGATCGAGAGGTGCAACCTGACCGAGGATGGGAGGTGCCCCAACTGCGGGGAGCTGATACCCATCGTGGGAAGATGTCGCACCAGCGGAGGCCTCCTCTTAATATGA
- a CDS encoding ABC transporter permease — protein sequence MATIQGYLRSEDLRINLILIRRSPLTILGLSLVILLVSIALFAPHIAKHDPVKQELSKRLLPPGPEHPFGTDQLGRDIFSRVVWGSRISLTIAVVVVAVSFSLGTLIGVISGYFGGKVDEVLMRVTDIFMAFPRLILAMAVAAALGPGIFNTMLAIAFVSWVYYARLARASTLQVREETFIEAARAIGASDLRIILRHVLPMIVPPVIVQATLDMGGTILTAAGLGFLGLGVQPPTPEWGVMVSEGRRFITEQWWVSTFPGFAILLATLGFNLLGDGINDILNVRARR from the coding sequence TTGGCAACCATACAGGGGTACTTGAGATCGGAGGACCTCAGGATAAATCTCATTTTGATTAGGAGATCACCCTTAACGATCTTAGGACTCTCTCTCGTGATACTACTCGTATCGATAGCGTTATTCGCGCCTCACATAGCTAAGCATGACCCCGTGAAGCAGGAGCTATCTAAGAGACTCCTACCTCCCGGTCCAGAGCACCCCTTCGGGACCGATCAGCTGGGTAGGGACATATTCAGCAGGGTCGTCTGGGGGTCCAGGATCTCCTTAACGATAGCGGTCGTCGTCGTAGCCGTGTCCTTCAGCTTAGGGACCCTGATCGGGGTGATCTCGGGCTACTTCGGTGGTAAGGTCGATGAGGTGCTCATGAGGGTGACCGACATCTTCATGGCCTTCCCGAGGCTGATACTCGCCATGGCCGTGGCCGCGGCTCTAGGACCGGGGATCTTCAACACGATGCTAGCGATAGCCTTCGTCTCCTGGGTCTACTACGCCAGGCTGGCGAGGGCCAGCACGCTGCAGGTGAGGGAGGAGACCTTCATCGAGGCCGCTAGGGCCATAGGAGCGAGCGACCTGAGGATAATCCTCAGGCACGTCCTACCGATGATAGTACCGCCCGTGATAGTGCAGGCCACGCTCGACATGGGGGGGACCATACTGACCGCCGCGGGCCTGGGTTTCCTGGGGTTGGGGGTCCAGCCGCCGACGCCCGAGTGGGGGGTCATGGTGAGCGAGGGCAGGAGGTTCATAACGGAGCAGTGGTGGGTCTCGACCTTCCCAGGCTTCGCTATACTGCTCGCGACGCTGGGATTCAACCTGCTCGGGGACGGGATAAATGACATACTCAACGTCAGGGCCAGGAGGTAG
- a CDS encoding ABC transporter permease, which translates to MDLRTYVMRRLILMAFVLFGIVVITFFVSHVIPADPIGAILGPQASPELVEKIRREWGFDKPVHEQFIDYLIKLSKGDLGKSIRTNKPVMEDLLYFFPATIELATSAMVVAVAIGIPLGIVSAIKKDRWPDHVSRIFALMGVSMPVFWLGLILLFVLYYKLGLFPGPGRLDPGVPEPPRVTGLLLLDSLLAGNFEALSNALWHLALPSFVLGYYASASITRITRAALLEVLNQDFIKAARSKGLTERVVLFRHALRNALIPTTTVIGMTYGSLLEGAVLTETIFAWPGLGRYSTGAFLSVDFLAVMGATLLIALIYSLANLIVDILYAFLDPRIRYA; encoded by the coding sequence ATGGACCTGAGGACTTACGTAATGAGGAGACTTATCCTCATGGCCTTCGTCCTCTTCGGTATAGTGGTCATCACTTTCTTCGTTTCCCATGTCATTCCAGCGGATCCCATAGGTGCTATTCTGGGTCCTCAGGCATCACCTGAGCTGGTTGAGAAGATAAGGAGGGAGTGGGGATTCGATAAACCCGTTCACGAGCAGTTCATCGATTATCTCATTAAGCTATCGAAGGGAGACCTCGGGAAGTCCATAAGGACCAACAAACCTGTCATGGAGGATCTCCTCTACTTCTTCCCCGCGACGATAGAGCTCGCCACATCAGCCATGGTGGTAGCCGTAGCTATAGGGATCCCCCTCGGGATAGTTTCGGCGATCAAGAAGGACAGGTGGCCGGATCATGTCTCTAGGATATTCGCCCTGATGGGGGTGAGCATGCCCGTCTTCTGGTTAGGCTTGATCCTACTCTTCGTCCTTTATTACAAGCTGGGCCTGTTTCCGGGACCTGGTAGGCTTGATCCAGGGGTGCCGGAGCCTCCCAGGGTGACGGGACTCCTCCTGCTGGACAGCCTACTCGCCGGCAACTTTGAAGCCCTTTCCAACGCTTTATGGCATCTAGCACTCCCTTCGTTCGTCCTAGGCTACTACGCATCCGCTTCGATAACCAGAATAACCAGAGCGGCCCTCCTGGAGGTGCTGAACCAGGACTTCATAAAGGCGGCCAGATCCAAGGGGTTAACTGAGAGGGTCGTCCTCTTCAGGCACGCGCTCAGGAACGCTCTCATTCCAACCACAACGGTCATAGGGATGACCTACGGTAGCTTGCTCGAGGGTGCCGTGTTGACCGAGACCATCTTCGCGTGGCCCGGCCTGGGGAGGTACTCCACGGGGGCCTTCCTTTCGGTGGACTTCCTCGCCGTCATGGGAGCGACCCTCCTGATAGCGCTCATATACTCCCTGGCGAACCTGATAGTGGACATACTCTACGCCTTCCTGGATCCCAGGATAAGGTACGCTTGA
- a CDS encoding aspartate aminotransferase family protein — translation MLDEYYGSLFKCGPSFPIVVERGLGAEVWSVDGRRFLDFSGAATSLGQSHPRVVNAIKSGVEKITGFSGLLAPTEPFLRLGMELRSIAPIKNPSIAYATTGSEASDFAIQLAKYATGRSVIISFYGAYHGLTGYALFSSPTEGMRRVRPHLVDALFAPYPRCRREGCVEESIRFIEEEIIGRAVEPDDIAAMIVEPLQSHGGIILPPAEFFRELRRITKEIGAVLIVDEVYTGFGRTGRWWGIEHHAVEPDAIVMGKGIAGGLPLAAVAFRSDLIDEWYLCSGGSLGTFAGNYLSALASLATIEAIREEGLLKNAEERGRQLSKALEEFVGRFDAVADARGVGCVQGIEICEGGKPSRKLADELKWALFRRGLLAIPVGRHHNVIKLTPPITIREEQMEEAIGILEEAIREISRG, via the coding sequence ATGCTGGACGAGTACTACGGGTCGCTGTTCAAGTGCGGGCCCTCCTTCCCCATCGTGGTGGAAAGGGGGCTCGGCGCGGAGGTGTGGAGCGTCGACGGCAGGCGTTTCCTGGACTTCAGCGGGGCGGCCACCTCCCTCGGCCAGTCCCATCCCAGGGTGGTCAACGCGATAAAGTCCGGGGTCGAGAAGATCACGGGGTTCTCCGGGTTATTAGCGCCTACGGAGCCCTTCCTGAGACTGGGGATGGAGCTCAGATCGATAGCACCGATCAAGAACCCCTCGATAGCTTACGCGACCACCGGGAGTGAGGCAAGCGACTTCGCCATCCAGCTCGCTAAATACGCCACCGGGAGGAGCGTGATAATCTCCTTCTACGGTGCGTACCACGGGCTCACGGGGTACGCGCTGTTCTCATCACCTACCGAGGGGATGAGGAGGGTCAGGCCCCACCTGGTGGATGCCCTCTTCGCCCCCTACCCCAGGTGCCGGCGCGAGGGCTGCGTTGAGGAATCGATAAGGTTCATAGAGGAGGAGATCATAGGCAGGGCGGTGGAGCCTGATGACATCGCGGCGATGATTGTGGAGCCGCTTCAATCTCACGGCGGCATAATATTGCCACCGGCTGAGTTCTTCAGGGAACTGAGGAGGATAACGAAGGAGATAGGGGCTGTCCTGATAGTGGATGAGGTCTACACGGGTTTCGGCAGGACGGGAAGGTGGTGGGGTATCGAGCATCACGCGGTGGAGCCCGACGCCATCGTAATGGGTAAGGGGATCGCGGGTGGTTTGCCGCTAGCAGCGGTAGCCTTCAGGAGCGATCTGATCGATGAATGGTACCTCTGCAGCGGTGGGAGCCTGGGGACCTTCGCGGGGAACTACCTATCGGCCCTAGCCTCGCTAGCCACCATAGAGGCGATAAGGGAGGAGGGACTACTGAAGAACGCTGAGGAAAGGGGAAGGCAGTTGAGCAAAGCCCTTGAGGAGTTCGTGGGGAGGTTCGACGCTGTGGCGGACGCCAGGGGGGTAGGCTGCGTTCAGGGGATAGAGATATGTGAGGGAGGAAAGCCGTCGAGGAAGCTGGCTGATGAGCTCAAGTGGGCCCTGTTCAGGAGGGGGCTGCTCGCGATACCGGTCGGCAGGCATCATAACGTCATCAAGTTAACGCCTCCGATCACGATAAGGGAGGAACAGATGGAGGAGGCCATCGGGATCCTCGAGGAAGCCATTCGGGAGATCAGCCGAGGATGA
- a CDS encoding ABC transporter substrate-binding protein has protein sequence MTARDLALPLILLIVGLAIGYFIAPPGKGVTTTVTTTVTVTGAPPAVTPTVTTTPAPEMRTPADTLIIAMDTSDAVSLDPARAYEFTSCFVTNQLYDKLVDFELPDLINVKPEVAERWEYSPDGLVWTFYIRKGIKFASGNPLTADDVVYSLQRVIKLKQTAYSVIEPFLKSPEQIEKVDDYTVRIRLNKTVAPSFFLSVLTFTTSSIVDSKVVEAHAKNGDMGSEWLTDHSAGSGPFVLERWDRESQFVLRANPNYWKTGQPILKTVIIKHVPEPTDQLLLIQKGDADVVIDLTADQVKQVEKQPGVKVVRVERFQNRYIGMNVAVKPLDKEEVRDAIRYCIDYDSIVNDILKGAAIKWQTVVPKGLLGANPKTPYYRNVTLAKQLLAKAGYPDGFEIELTTAPTYPAIDIATKIQADLAECGIRVKINQMTASMMYEKYRKQGLQLVLAQWGSDYPDPDSNAMAFANYRIRQLAWRNSWYDDYAADLAEKASAEMDLKRREEMYLTLTDYILDHGPYAMLYQEVAQQVIRDYVKNWLPDPTFFVLDLSKVSKVVGS, from the coding sequence ATGACGGCTAGGGACCTCGCCCTACCCTTGATCCTCCTCATCGTGGGTTTAGCCATCGGTTACTTCATCGCACCACCCGGGAAGGGGGTGACCACGACCGTAACCACCACGGTGACCGTCACCGGCGCTCCCCCCGCGGTAACCCCTACCGTAACGACCACTCCGGCCCCGGAGATGAGGACCCCCGCCGACACCCTGATAATCGCTATGGACACCTCCGATGCCGTTTCCCTGGACCCAGCTAGAGCTTACGAGTTCACCTCCTGCTTCGTCACTAATCAGCTCTACGATAAGTTGGTGGACTTCGAGCTCCCGGATCTGATCAACGTGAAGCCCGAGGTAGCCGAGAGGTGGGAGTACAGCCCGGATGGCCTGGTCTGGACCTTCTACATAAGGAAGGGGATAAAGTTCGCCAGTGGGAATCCCCTGACGGCAGATGACGTCGTTTACTCATTACAGAGAGTTATCAAGCTCAAGCAAACTGCTTACTCCGTTATCGAACCGTTCCTCAAGAGTCCTGAGCAGATCGAGAAGGTGGACGATTACACCGTCAGGATAAGGCTGAACAAGACGGTGGCTCCCAGCTTCTTCCTGAGCGTCTTAACCTTCACGACCTCCAGCATAGTCGATAGCAAGGTCGTAGAAGCTCACGCGAAGAACGGTGACATGGGCAGCGAGTGGCTCACCGACCACAGCGCTGGAAGCGGGCCCTTCGTACTGGAGAGATGGGATAGGGAATCTCAGTTCGTGTTGAGGGCCAATCCCAATTACTGGAAAACGGGGCAACCCATTCTCAAGACGGTCATAATAAAGCATGTCCCTGAGCCGACGGATCAGCTCCTACTGATTCAGAAGGGAGACGCCGATGTAGTTATAGATTTGACAGCGGATCAGGTGAAACAAGTCGAGAAGCAACCCGGAGTTAAAGTAGTACGTGTTGAGAGGTTCCAAAACCGTTACATAGGAATGAACGTTGCCGTAAAACCGTTAGATAAGGAGGAGGTAAGGGATGCGATAAGGTACTGCATAGATTACGATTCCATAGTCAACGACATCTTAAAGGGAGCTGCTATAAAGTGGCAGACAGTCGTTCCGAAGGGTCTTTTAGGAGCGAACCCGAAGACACCTTACTATAGGAACGTCACTTTAGCCAAGCAGCTGCTCGCGAAGGCCGGCTACCCGGATGGTTTCGAAATAGAACTCACGACCGCACCGACTTATCCAGCGATAGATATAGCGACAAAGATACAGGCTGACCTGGCTGAATGCGGGATAAGGGTGAAGATAAATCAGATGACCGCCTCCATGATGTACGAGAAGTATAGGAAGCAGGGCCTGCAACTCGTCCTAGCGCAGTGGGGCTCGGATTACCCCGACCCAGATAGCAATGCCATGGCCTTCGCGAACTACAGAATAAGGCAGCTGGCGTGGAGGAACAGTTGGTACGATGATTACGCCGCTGACCTAGCTGAGAAGGCATCCGCTGAGATGGACCTCAAGAGAAGGGAGGAGATGTACCTCACCCTGACCGATTACATACTCGATCACGGTCCCTACGCTATGCTCTATCAGGAAGTTGCGCAACAGGTGATAAGGGACTACGTGAAGAACTGGCTCCCCGACCCAACTTTCTTCGTTCTGGACCTCTCTAAGGTATCGAAGGTCGTTGGTAGCTGA
- a CDS encoding glycosyltransferase family 4 protein yields the protein MRVLQVCHRFPPHPGGVEYHVQRLSKFLSSRGHDVVVLTTSRERVGVCEEDGYTVIRLRSSLEPLRNPIPFSLPLISRRIVRDFDAIHMHSVYTFTTLLTYPFADKSRVVITLHGRAFYTGIASILAELHERISFRIVREAAAFIALNEADRRVIITRGIDHERVFVIPNFVDVEEVDGILRRSEPVDREGEVQLIFVGGLVEAKNLESLLTDLRSVETDVSLWVVGEGPLRKRLARLARGMKVRFLGRLRREDWVPYAMSSDAFILPSRSEGFPTVVLEAMAMGKPVILSNIEVHRELFSGNALFYEPSVKGSLNRALAKLKSEELGEMLRNNRKLVEELYDIRVVGRRILDLYKEVIGELASSRDS from the coding sequence ATGAGGGTGCTTCAAGTCTGTCACCGCTTCCCGCCGCACCCGGGAGGCGTTGAGTACCACGTGCAGAGGTTGTCCAAGTTCCTATCGTCTCGGGGCCATGACGTGGTAGTGCTAACGACGTCTCGTGAACGCGTGGGTGTTTGTGAGGAGGATGGATACACCGTGATAAGGCTTAGGTCCTCATTGGAGCCTCTACGGAACCCGATACCCTTCAGCCTCCCCTTGATCTCGAGGAGGATCGTGAGGGATTTCGATGCGATTCACATGCACTCGGTCTACACCTTCACGACGCTGTTGACCTACCCTTTCGCTGATAAGAGTAGGGTAGTGATAACGCTGCATGGAAGGGCCTTCTACACGGGAATAGCCTCTATCCTAGCTGAATTACACGAGAGGATCTCATTTAGGATCGTTAGGGAGGCTGCGGCCTTCATAGCCCTGAATGAAGCGGATAGGAGGGTGATCATCACGCGAGGGATCGACCACGAGAGGGTCTTCGTGATCCCCAACTTCGTGGACGTGGAGGAGGTGGATGGCATCTTGAGGAGATCCGAACCCGTCGATAGGGAGGGGGAGGTTCAGTTGATATTCGTGGGTGGGTTAGTTGAGGCTAAGAACCTAGAGAGCCTGTTAACCGACCTCAGGAGCGTTGAGACCGACGTCTCCCTCTGGGTAGTTGGAGAAGGTCCCCTGAGGAAGAGGCTCGCTCGGTTAGCTAGGGGGATGAAGGTGAGGTTCCTAGGGAGGTTGAGAAGGGAGGATTGGGTCCCTTACGCTATGAGCTCCGATGCCTTCATCCTCCCGTCGAGGAGCGAGGGCTTCCCCACCGTTGTCTTAGAGGCGATGGCCATGGGGAAGCCCGTGATACTGTCCAACATAGAGGTCCACAGGGAGCTCTTCAGCGGGAATGCCCTCTTCTACGAGCCTAGCGTTAAGGGATCCCTGAACCGTGCCCTAGCCAAGCTCAAATCCGAGGAGCTTGGGGAGATGCTCAGGAACAACAGGAAGCTTGTTGAGGAGCTTTACGATATAAGGGTGGTGGGGAGGAGGATACTGGACCTATACAAAGAGGTTATTGGGGAACTTGCTTCGTCCCGCGATTCCTAA